From the genome of Populus trichocarpa isolate Nisqually-1 chromosome 15, P.trichocarpa_v4.1, whole genome shotgun sequence, one region includes:
- the LOC7457780 gene encoding 40S ribosomal protein S30, whose product MGKVHGSLARAGKVRGQTPKVAKQDKKKKPRGRAHKRMQYNRRFVTAVVGFGKKRGPNSSEK is encoded by the exons ATGG GCAAAGTGCATGGTTCTTTAGCTCGCGCTGGTAAGGTGAGAGGCCAAACTCCCAAGGTGGCAAAGCAGGACAAGAAAAAGAAGCCCCGTGGCCGTGCCCACAAGAGGATGCAATACAACCGCCGTTTTGTCACAGCCG TTGTGGGATTTGGCAAGAAGAGAGGGCCCAATTCCTCTGAGAAGTAA
- the LOC7453804 gene encoding probable serine/threonine-protein kinase WNK3 translates to MPHESSSEPDPDDSDAEFVEIDPSGRYGRYKEVLGRGAFKKVYRAFDELEGIEVAWNQVKVADLLRNSVDLERLFSEVHLLKTLKHKNIIKFYNSWVDTKNENINFITEIFTSGTLRKYRQKHKHVDLRALKKWSKQILEGLLYLHSHDPPVIHRDLKCDNIFVNGNQGEVKIGDLGLAAILQQARSAHSVIGTPEFMAPELYEEEYNELVDIYAFGMCLLELVTVEYPYVECSNAAQIYKKVTSGIKPASLAKVKDPAVKAFIEKCIAKVSDRLPAKELLMDPFLRSDEENVSGGCSLRPKAHSSGGISDQLDVNESAKDKDSAAESSRDFSVQGQRKDINTIFLKLRIADSTGHFRNIHFPFDVKVDTAIAVASEMVEELDVTDQDVSTIAAMIDSEIRSHIPDWDSNNVSPENLAAEDSEPPSETKDDSSPLSNESSLSPGSLVLEKLSSGHKYWRDSPKDVDGDSPSKLGCSNLSFHRSCPSSPNDAQSPGQLEAGSMSDGDDGSGKNGSHRSDNLHFANRNSTSVKIIAEKLENLLVMQQQELEEVKRKHKVAISDLLNEVSPEICVEILNICKLKIPGYEMR, encoded by the exons ATGCCACATGAATCCTCGTCCGAGCCAGACCCCGATGATTCTGATGCTGAGTTCGTCGAGATTGACCCCTCTGGTCGTTATGGTCGG TATAAAGAGGTTTTAGGCAGGGGTGCTTTCAAGAAAGt ATATAGAGCATTTGatgaattggaaggaatagaaGTAGCTTGGAATCAAGTTAAAGTGGCAGATCTATTGCGTAATTCAGTGGATTTGGAGCGTTTATTTTCTGAAGTTCATTTGCTGAAGACTTTGAAGCATAAAAACATTATCAAGTTTTACAATTCGTGGGTCGATACCAAAAATGAGAATATCAACTTCATCACTGAGATTTTCACTTCAGGCACATTGCGGAA GTATCGGCAGAAGCATAAGCATGTTGATCTGAGAGCATTGAAGAAATGGTCTAAGCAGATTTTAGAGGGACTTTTATATCTTCATAGTCATGATCCACCAGTTATTCACAGAGACTTAAAATGTGACAACATCTTTGTTAATGGAAACCAAGGTGAGGTGAAAATTGGTGACTTGGGTTTGGCTGCCATTCTTCAGCAAGCTCGGTCAGCTCATAGTGTTATTG GTACACCGGAGTTTATGGCACCAGAGCTTTATGAGGAGGAATACAATGAGCTTGTTGACATTTATGCCTTTGGCATGTGCTTGCTGGAGTTGGTGACTGTTGAATATCCATATGTCGAATGCTCCAATGCTGCTCAAATATATAAGAAAGTGACATCA ggaaTTAAACCGGCATCATTAGCAAAGGTGAAAGATCCTGCTGTTAAAGCATTTATAGAAAAATGTATTGCAAAGGTCTCTGACCGATTGCCAGCAAAGGAACTTTTGATGGATCCCTTTCTTCGATCAGATGAGGAAAATGTAAGTGGAGGTTGCTCTTTACGACCCAAAGCCCATTCTTCAG GTGGTATTTCTGATCAGCTTGATGTTAATGAAAGTGCCAAGGATAAGGATTCTGCTGCTGAATCAAGTAGAGATTTCTCTGTACAAGGTCAGAGGAAAGACATTAATACAATATTTCTGAAACTAAGGATAGCTGATTCCAcag GTCATTTCCGCAATATCCACTTCCCTTTTGATGTTAAAGTAGATACAGCAATTGCAGTTGCTAGTGAAATGGTAGAAGAGTTGGATGTGACTGATCAAGATGTTTCAACAATTGCTGCTATGATTGATTCAGAAATTCGGTCTCATATTCCCGATTGGGATTCCAACAATGTTTCACCAGAAAATTTAGCTGCTGAGGACTCAGAACCTCCTTCGGAAACTAAGGATGACAGTTCACCTTTGTCAAATGAATCTAGTCTCTCTCCTGGTAGTCTTGTATTAGAAAAATTGTCTTCAGGCCACAAGTATTGGCGTGACTCACCCAAGGATGTTGATGGAGACTCTCCAAGCAAGCTTGGATGTTCTAACTTGTCTTTTCACAGGTCTTGTCCAAGTAGTCCAAATGATGCCCAGTCACCTGGACAGTTGGAGGCTGGGAGCATGTCTGATGGTGATGATGGCAGTGGAAAAAATGGAAGTCATAGATCTGATAATTTGCATTTTGCTAATAGAAACAGTACATCTGTCAAGATAATTGCTGAGAAACTTGAGAATCTTCTGGTAATGCAGCAACAAGAACTAGAGGAAGTAAAGAGGAAGCACAAAGTAGCCATATCAGACCTTCTGAATGAAGTTTCTCCAGAAATCTGCgttgaaattttaaatatatgtaaACTGAAAATACCTGGTTATGAAATGCGGTGA
- the LOC7453806 gene encoding pentatricopeptide repeat-containing protein At3g48250, chloroplastic, with protein sequence MNRARTILKCLRLYSSVCSNQLSTTRSLSTQVTHFSFSPFSLRALSNHSHNTTYRFNTHQKLYFSSKPNSIVELLSTNEWSAELENDLESLNPSWTHETVIYVLKKLDKDPQKAWDFFNWVSERNGFRPSSLLYSLVLRIVVSKDSMKKFWITIKKMKEEGFYIDEETYLTIMGICKKEKMANDVAALKHFYDRMIDENAKDNVVKDVVRIILEREWNKEVEKKLVGMRIVLTDNFVIRVLKELRSYPVKALRFFQWVDRREGYQHNTVTYNALVRVLGRDDSIGEFWSVVDEMKNAGYEMDIDTYIKISRQFQKIKLMEDAVRLYEFMMDGPFKPSVQDCYILLRSVAASDNPDLDLVSRVVDGYKATGNSLSKSVYDGMHRSFTSAGKFDEAEKIVKAMRDAGYEPDNITYSQLVFGLCKSKRLEEACKVLDEMEAGGCIPDIKTWTILIQGHFAANQVDKGLLCLVKMTEKNTDPDADLLDVLVKGFLSQRKMDGAYTFLVEMVNKLRLVPWQATYKLLIEKLLQVRKLEEATDLLRLMKKHNYPPFPEPFDQYISKFGTVEDAVNFFKVLSVKEYPSSVAYLRMLDSFLREGRDSEARDLLFKCPHHIRKDHKISKLFGSAKTGDKTA encoded by the coding sequence ATGAATCGAGCGAGAACAATCCTTAAATGTCTTAGACTCTACAGCTCGGTCTGCTCGAATCAGCTTTCCACAACGCGGTCACTCTCCACTCAGGTGACTcacttctctttctctcctttctctttGCGCGCTCTCTCAAATCATTCTCATAATACTACTTACCGGTTCAATACCCATCAAAAGCTATACTTCTCATCAAAACCAAACTCAATTGTAGAGCTTTTATCGACAAATGAATGGTCTGCAGAGTTGGAAAACGATTTGGAAAGTTTGAATCCCTCCTGGACCCATGAGACAGTCATCTATGTTTTGAAGAAACTAGATAAAGACCCACAAAAGGCGTGGGATTTCTTTAATTGGGTCAGTGAGAGAAATGGGTTCAGACCCAGTTCCTTGCTTTATAGTTTAGTTCTTAGAATAGTTGTTAGCAAGGATTCAATGAAGAAGTTTTGGATTaccataaagaaaatgaaagaagaagggttttatattgatgaagaaacttatTTAACCATTATGGGGAtctgtaaaaaagaaaaaatggctAATGATGTGGCGGCTTTGAAGCATTTTTATGATAGGATGATTGATGAGAATGCTAAGGATAATGTAGTGAAGGATGTTGTTCGTATTATTTTGGAGAGAGAGTGGAATAAGGAGGTTGAGAAAAAATTGGTGGGAATGAGAATTGTGCTGACGGATAATTTTGTGATTAGAGTATTGAAGGAGCTTCGGAGTTATCCTGTGAAAGCCTTGAGGTTCTTCCAATGGGTTGATAGGCGTGAAGGGTATCAACACAATACTGTTACGTATAATGCCCTTGTGAGGGTTCTTGGTAGGGATGACTCGATTGGGGAATTTTGGAGTGTTGTTGATGAGATGAAGAATGCGGGTTATGAGATGGATATCGACACTTATATAAAGATTTCGAGGCAGTTTCAGAAAATCAAGTTGATGGAGGATGCTGTCAGGCTTTATGAATTTATGATGGATGGCCCATTTAAGCCCTCAGTTCAAGATTGCTATATTCTTCTACGAAGCGTCGCGGCAAGCGATAATCCAGATTTGGATTTGGTTTCTAGGGTTGTAGATGGATACAAGGCAACAGGAAATTCCCTTTCTAAGTCTGTTTATGATGGGATGCATAGGTCCTTCACGAGTGCAGGGAAGTTTGATGAGGCAGAAAAGATTGTGAAAGCTATGAGAGATGCAGGGTATGAGCCCGACAACATCACATACAGTCAGTTGGTTTTTGGACTCTGTAAATCAAAGAGATTGGAAGAAGCATGCAAGGTTTTGGATGAAATGGAAGCAGGAGGATGCATTCCAGATATCAAGACTTGGACCATTTTGATTCAAGGGCATTTTGCTGCTAATCAAGTTGACAAGGGATTATTGTGTCTTGTCAAGATGACAGAGAAAAACACTGATCCTGATGCTGATTTGCTGGATGTGTTAGTAAAAGGTTTCCTCAGTCAAAGGAAGATGGATGGTGCTTACACATTTCTTGTGGAGATGGTGAACAAGCTTCGTTTGGTACCTTGGCAAGCTACTTATAAACTTCTAATTGAAAAGCTCTTACAAGTAAGAAAGCTCGAAGAAGCAACAGACCTTCTACGCTTAATGAAGAAGCATAACTACCCGCCTTTTCCTGAGCCTTTTGATCAATATATATCCAAGTTTGGGACTGTGGAGGATGCTGTGAATTTCTTTAAGGTGCTAAGTGTGAAGGAGTATCCATCATCTGTCGCTTACCTTCGAATGTTGGATTCCTTTTTAAGAGAAGGCAGAGATTCTGAAGCCAGAGATCTGTTGTTCAAGTGCCCTCACCATATCCGTAAAGATCATAAAATCAGCAAACTTTTTGGTTCTGCAAAGACGGGTGATAAGACTgcttga